The Fibrobacter sp. UWB2 genome window below encodes:
- the hflX gene encoding GTPase HflX has translation MEEPKKKGVKPVEHKKEQERCILVGIATPKVRPWLAGEQLAELGRLAETAGAFVTRSFLQRVQNFSPATLIGEGKVGEVKRALEEDNAKMVVFDDDLSGSQVRNLEERMPGIKVLDRTGLILDIFAKHAVTAESRLMVEVAQLQYMMPRLTGAWTHLCRQHNGGIGTKGPGETQLETDRRMIRKRIQELKKKLEKIEDAREQQADKRNDIFQVGIVGYTNAGKSTLTNRLTGADVYVEDKLFATLDSTTRKLFLDGENIILSDTVGFIRKLPHNLIETFKSTLGVAAHADCILEVVDGSAPDYRDHLEVTHKTLESIIDKGTPRLRVFNKVEVASEARRTELLQNYPDAIQISAKENIGMERLRAAFKEQLERWHEKRAAAEAKEKEIAEAPWPPEDNS, from the coding sequence ATGGAAGAACCAAAGAAAAAAGGCGTAAAACCGGTCGAGCACAAGAAAGAACAGGAACGATGCATTCTCGTAGGCATCGCAACCCCTAAAGTTCGTCCGTGGCTTGCAGGCGAACAACTCGCAGAACTCGGCCGCCTCGCCGAAACCGCGGGTGCATTCGTCACACGCAGCTTTTTGCAGCGCGTGCAAAACTTCAGCCCGGCAACGCTCATTGGCGAAGGCAAGGTTGGCGAAGTCAAGCGTGCTCTCGAAGAAGACAACGCCAAGATGGTCGTTTTTGACGATGACCTCTCGGGTTCACAAGTGCGTAATCTCGAAGAACGCATGCCCGGCATCAAGGTTCTCGACCGCACAGGACTTATTCTCGATATTTTCGCAAAGCACGCCGTCACGGCAGAAAGCCGCCTGATGGTCGAAGTGGCGCAATTGCAGTACATGATGCCGCGTCTCACCGGTGCGTGGACGCACCTTTGCCGCCAACACAATGGCGGCATCGGCACCAAGGGGCCGGGTGAGACGCAGCTCGAAACGGACCGCCGTATGATCCGCAAGCGCATCCAGGAACTCAAGAAAAAGCTTGAGAAAATCGAGGATGCGCGCGAGCAGCAAGCAGATAAACGAAATGATATTTTCCAGGTTGGCATCGTCGGTTACACAAACGCGGGCAAGTCCACGCTCACAAACCGCTTGACCGGCGCCGACGTTTACGTTGAAGACAAACTCTTTGCAACGCTCGACAGCACCACGCGAAAGCTATTCCTCGATGGCGAAAATATCATCTTGAGCGACACGGTCGGGTTCATTCGCAAGCTCCCCCACAACTTGATTGAAACGTTCAAGAGCACGCTCGGCGTGGCCGCACATGCGGACTGCATCTTGGAAGTCGTTGACGGGAGCGCCCCGGACTACCGCGACCACTTGGAAGTCACGCACAAGACACTCGAAAGCATTATCGACAAAGGTACTCCGAGACTCCGCGTTTTCAACAAAGTCGAAGTCGCAAGCGAAGCGCGCCGCACGGAACTTTTGCAAAACTACCCGGACGCCATCCAAATCAGCGCCAAGGAAAACATCGGCATGGAACGATTGCGTGCCGCCTTCAAGGAACAGCTCGAACGCTGGCACGAGAAGCGCGCCGCCGCAGAAGCCAAAGAAAAAGAAATTGCAGAAGCCCCATGGCCGCCGGAAGACAATTCGTAA
- a CDS encoding phosphatidylglycerophosphatase A: MNKQELKEKYGKKRVPHEWRKTDKISTLITTFFGSGMSPKAPGTMGSLAAAIVAYPLAMLSYAYPIVINDNAFNTKDANALESLAAIFLAVPKNFMIAALLVFFAAIPFVKKAMRDTGTEDPGWIVIDEVCGIFMTFAFIRPEWILNAPWILIIGFALFRFFDILKPLGIHKMEKLPGAWGVMADDLLGGIYAGLVLTIGLVLPAVFLM; this comes from the coding sequence ATGAACAAACAAGAACTTAAAGAAAAGTATGGCAAGAAGCGCGTTCCGCATGAATGGCGCAAGACAGACAAGATTTCTACGCTGATTACGACGTTTTTCGGCTCGGGAATGAGCCCGAAGGCGCCCGGTACTATGGGAAGTCTCGCCGCGGCAATCGTTGCCTACCCCTTGGCCATGTTAAGTTACGCCTACCCCATCGTCATCAACGACAACGCATTCAACACAAAAGATGCAAATGCACTTGAATCATTAGCCGCCATTTTCCTCGCGGTTCCCAAAAACTTTATGATTGCAGCGCTGCTCGTTTTTTTTGCAGCCATCCCGTTTGTGAAAAAAGCGATGAGGGATACCGGCACAGAAGACCCCGGCTGGATTGTGATTGACGAAGTCTGCGGGATTTTCATGACATTCGCCTTCATCCGCCCCGAATGGATTCTGAACGCCCCCTGGATCCTAATCATCGGCTTTGCGCTATTCCGCTTTTTCGATATTCTCAAACCGCTCGGCATCCATAAAATGGAAAAACTCCCCGGAGCTTGGGGAGTTATGGCCGATGACTTGCTCGGCGGAATCTATGCCGGGTTAGTACTCACCATTGGCCTTGTTTTACCCGCCGTATTTTTGATGTAA